The following nucleotide sequence is from Phycisphaera sp..
CGCCGGCATGACCGCCGTGCTGTGCATCGGCGAGACCCTAGAAGAACGCGAGGCGGGAAGGACTGACCCGGTGAACGAAGCCCAGCTCCGCAGCGCCCTGGGCGACATGCACGTCGTGCGCAACGACCACCTGGTCGTCGCCTACGAGCCCGTCTGGGCCATCGGCACCGGCAAGACCGCGAGCGCAAGCGACGCCCAGGCCGCCCACGAACGCATCCGAGCGGTGCTCTCTGAGATTCTGGGTTCGGACGCCGCGGCGGCCATCCGCATCATCTACGGCGGCTCGATGAAACCCGACAACGCCGCTGAGTTGATGGCAAGCCCCGACATCGACGGCGGCCTCATCGGCGGGGCGTCGCTGAAGGCCGAGGATTTTCTCGCGATCGTCGACGCAGCAAGGGCATAAGAAAACCGCGTGCAAACGCACGCGGCTGGTATTATCTGCACTATTGCCTAATGCCTAATGCCTGATGCCTCCGGCATCAATACCGGTAGTGATCGGGCTTGTACGGCCCCTCGACCGGCACGCCAAGGTACTCGGCCTGGTCGGCGCTCATCTTGGTGAGCTTCACGCCAAGCTTGTCCAGGTGCAGGCGGGCGACCATCTCGTCGAGGTGCTTGGGCAGCACGTAGACCTTGTTCTCGTAGTTGTCGTTGTTCTCGTGCAGCTCGATCTGGGCGATCACCTGGTTGGTAAAGCTCGCGCTCATCACGAAGCTGGGGTGGCCGGTCGCGCAGCCAAGGTTCAACAGGCGGCCCTCGGCCAGCACCAGGATGCTCTTGTCCATGCTCTTGAAGTAGAACTCGTCGTACTGCGGCTTGATGTTGCGACGCTCGACGTCGGCATCGCGCTGGAGCTTCTCCATCTGGATCTCGTTGTCGAAGTGGCCGATGTTGCCCACCACGGCCTTGTCCTTCATCTTCTTCATGCTCTCGAGCGTGATGATGTCCTTGTTGCCCGTGGTGGTGATGAAGATGTCGGCCGTGCCGATGAAGTCCTCGAGCGGCTTGACCTCCAGGCCCTCCATCGCGGCCTGCAGCGCGCAGATGGGGTCGATCTCGGTCACGATCACGCGGCAGCCCTGGCCCTTGAGGCTCTGCACACAGCCCTTGCCCACGTCGCCGTAGCCGCAGACAACCGCGACCTTGCCGCTGAGCATGACGTCGGTGGCGCGGTTGAGCCCGTCGATGAGGCTGTGGCGGCAGCCGTAGACGTTGTCGAACTTGCTCTTGGTGACGCTGTCGTTCACGTTGATCGCGGGGAAGGGCAGCGTGCCCTTCTCGGCGAACTGGTACAGGCGGTGCACGCCCGTGGTGGTCTCCTCGCTGATGCCCTTGACGGCAGGGGTGACCTTGGTGAACCAGCCGGGGTTGGTGTCGATCGTGTCCCGGATGGTGTTGAGGATGTGCTTGTACTCCTCGGCGTCCTTGTCCTCGTCGAACGCGGGCACACTGCCGGCCTTCTCGAACTCCATGCCCTTGATGAGCAGGAGCGTTGCGTCTCCGCCATCATCGACGATCTGGTCCGGGCCGCTGCCGTCGGGCCAGGTCAGCATCTGCTTAGTGCACCACCAGTACTCGGCCAGCGTCTCACCCTTCCAGGCGAAGACGGGCGTTCCCTTGGGGTTCTCGGGAGTGCCGCCGTTCTCTGTGCGACCGACCACGACCGCCGCCGCCGCGTTGTCGGCCGTGCTGAAGATGTTGCACGAGCACCACCGCACGTCGGCGCCGAGCTCGACGAGCGTCTCGATCAGCACGGCGGTCTGCACGGTCATGTGCAGGCTGCCAGCGACCTTGACGCCCTTGAGCGGCTTCTTGCTGCCGTACTTCTCGCGCAGGGCCATCAGCCCGGGCATCTCGTCCTCGGCCAGGCGGATCTCCTTGCGGCCGCTCTCGGCGAGGGTCAGGTCCTTGACCTTGTACTCCAGTTGTCCCTGGCTCGTTTTGGCCACGTCGGTGGTCAGCGTCGTCATGTTTCGTGTTCCTCTTCCTTGACTGTGAATCGGTGTAATGCGTTCGTTCACACGCCGCCGGCTGGCCGGGGCGCGAGCTTTCATACTTGTTACGTCTGGCAAATAGCCGTGGCAGCAAAGACCTCCGGGCCCCGCGCATCGGGCGAGCTCGGGAGCGGGCGATGGCCGACGAGTGTCAAGCCAGCCGCGTCGCACCAAAGACCGAGTTGGGATTCCGAAATACCCAGCCAGCAATGCCCCATCTCCAGCCGGAACTCCTCGCGGCCGTGCGGCTGCATGTCGACGATTAGCACCCGGCCGCCCGGCTTGAGTACACGCGCGGCTTCTTGTAACGCGGCTTGCGGGCTCTCCAAGTGGTGGAGCACGAGCCCCAGCACGACCAGATCAATGCTGCCGTCTTCCAGTGGCAGGTTCTCGGCTTCGCCGAGTTCCAGTTCGATGTTGCCCGGCTCGCCTAGTCGCGAACGCGCCGCTTCGAGCATCGTCGGCTCGCGATCGATCCCGATGACCCGCTCGGCCACGGGCGCGAGCATGCCGGCAAACACGCCCGTGCCGCAGCCCACGTCGGCAACGACCATTCCCGGTGCGAGCAACGAGGCCAACGCCCCACCGGCGTAACGCTCGCCGAAGAGTTCGCGGCTGACATCGTCCCACTGCGCGCCCACACGACCGAAGAACGCCGCCGACCCTGGCCGACGATCGGCGATCACCGCACGCAGCCGCCGTATGTCGGCGTCGGCCTCGTCGCCACGCCCCGCCGTCTCGCGCACCTGCGTCCACACGCCGCGAAGCTCGGGCGGCAGGTCGTCGCTCACGCAGCGATAAAGCGTGGCCGTTCCGGCCGCCCGTCGCTGCACCCAGCCGTGGTCGGCCAGCAGCTTCAGCCGGCGGCTCACCGTCGATTGCGGAAGTTGCACCACCTGGGCGATCTCGCCGACGGCCAACTCCTCGGCCTCGAGCACCCGGAGCATGCGCAAACGCACCCCATCGGCGATGGCCGAGAGCGCGGCGGCGATGTCGTTGAGTGCGTCGGTAGTCTTCATCCGTGTATCCGGATGAAGTGTAGAAAGCACCGGCCGAAAGGCAAAGAGGGTGCCCTAAAAATAAGTAGTTACCCTCCCGGAGAGGGCTCAGGCGGGGGTGCATCAGGGGCCAGGATGCCCTCCTCGACCGCCTCGTACGGCACCCGCACGAAGGTCCGCCCGGGAGTCTCTCCCAAGGCCCGGATTCGTTCGGCCACCTGGGCGTTCGTGTAATCGAACCACAGGGCCATCGCGTAGCGTTCCAGGGCCTTCTCGGTGTCGCCGATTCCGTGGTAGAACTCGGCGAGCTTGAGCTGCGGCTCAATATGAAGCCCACGATCGACCCGGGCACCCGCCAGCAGGGCCCGCTCGGCCTCGTCCGGATCGCCGATTTCCTCGGCATACCGCCCGAGGCGTAGGTATTCCTCGACGGTGCCCGGCTGGCGGGTGCGGTCGCGCAGCAAAGAAATCAGCCGCTCGTGCTCGCCCGCGCTGTGCAGGGCCTGGATCAACAGTTCGAGCTTCTGCTCGTCCATCGGGTCGTCGCGATAGACACGCTGCAGCGGAACGATCGCCTCACCGGGGCGTTCTAAAGCCAGAAGGGCCTTGCCCCTTCCAAGGTCGGAAGCCAGCGGCACCGGATGGATCTCGGCATACGCCTCCCACTCGGCCAGCGCCTTGGCGTAATCGCCGGCCGCGTAGGCGTTGTTAGCCGACTCACGAATCTCCCCGGCCGAACGCTCCTGAGCAGCGCATCCGGCGAGGTTCAGGCACATGAGTCCGGCGACAAGGATGACGGCAACGGTGTTGAATAGCTTGATCGGCATAGGGTCGATTATCGGCGCTCCACATGGCCCGCGGCTACCCCAGAGCGCCAACGATTCTTCAGAGCATGCCAGATCCCAAACGTTTTCCAACCGTCCTGCTCCGCCACGACCTGCCCGGCGGCTCGCACCACTTCGACTGGATGCTCGCCCTTGACGACCACGGCTCGTTGCTGACGTTCCGACTCGATCGAGACATCAGCCTCGATGCCGAGCCATTCGAGGCCGAGCAACTGGCCGGTCACCGTCGGGCTTATCTCGAGTACGAGGGCGAGGTTTCGGGCAACCGAGGGACGGTGGTTCGCGTCGCCTCGGGGCATTGCGACATCCACGCACGCACCGATCATTCGATCGAACTCTCGCTGCATTTGGGTGTTCGGCATGAGAATTTGGGTGGAATCCGCCAGAAAAATGGGCGTTTTTTGTTTGGTTCACGGTAAATTTGATGCAAGATTTTGGTCCTTTTCGCGTATAATGCACGCAGACCGCTGATGGGAAGCCACGGTCGGCTTCGCGTCGCCCGGCCGCGTGGGGTTGCCGGGTCAGTGGACGGGGCCGCCGATGAGCGGGCGACGACCCCGATGGGGCACGGCTCATGCTCGATCAGAATCAAACGACCAATCGCGAGTTCAAGGGCGAGAGCAAGCCCAAGATCCGCACGCTGGCCAAGCTCGGCGCAACGCCCGAAGACGAGACCGGCTGGAAGCGGCATGCGCAGCTGACCGGTCAGGGTGCCACGCACGTGAAGAGCTTCCATTGCAAGCTCCAAGGCGACGCTCTGGCCCACCTCGACCAACAAATCAACGCCTGGATCGAGAGCCATGAGGATTGCGAGGTCAAGCTCGTAACCACCGAGGTGGGCGAATGGAGCGACAACCTCGGCAAGGCGTGCCACATCATCGTCCAAGTCTGGGTCTAGATCCGGCCTGGATGCAACTACCCGCTTCCACTGACCGTGTTCGACCCCGCACGCCGATATCAGCGGCGTGTGCGGCATTGTGGCCATAGCTCGCGGCGCGGGCGCAGCGTTATCCGTTTCGGAACGGCAAGCAGTACGCATGCGCGACACGCTCGCGCACAGGGGGCCCGACGGTGCCGGGGTGTGGTCGATGCCGGGGGTCTTCCTGGGCCAGCGCCGCCTGGAAGTCATCGCGCCGGGTGAAGCGGGCCGTCAGCCGATGGCCTCGCGCGATGGCCGGTGGGTGATCGTCTACAACGGCGAGTTGTACAACGATCCGCAACTCCGCAAAGAACTCGCCACACTCGGCCAAGAGCCGGATTCACCCAGCGACACCGCCACAATGTGCCAGGTGCTCAGCGCCTGGGGGCCACAGGGGCTACGCAAGTGCCGGGGCATGTTCGCGATTGTGGCGTACGACACGGTCGAAAATCGTCTGGTTCTGGCGAGAGATCCGCTGGGCATCAAGCCGCTCTGCTACGCCATCACCCAGCCGCCCGACGGTGGCGGTCCCGAGTTGGTCGTCGCCAGCGAGGCCACCGCGCTCTTCGAGCACCCCCACCTCTCTCCCAGCGTCGACCCACTCGGGCTCACCGCGTACCTGACCACCATCCGCCTGAGCACCGAAGGCCGGACGCTGTTCGCCGGCGTGTCGATGCTCCGTCCGGGACAGGTTCAAGAAATCGACCTTCGCGACGCCACCCTCACACCGCAAGAGTGGGAGTTGCCCATCGAGGGTGGCGACCCAGACAATCTTCGCGCACTCGTCGAAGAATCGGTCTCCCAGCACCTACGTTCCGACGTTCCCGTGTGCGTCCTGCTCAGCGGTGGGCTCGATAGCACGATCATCGCCGCCACCACCCGCCTCCACCGGCTGCGACTGCCAACGTTCGGCGCGGGCGACGGCAGCGATGATCCCGAGGCCGATGCCGCGTACGCGCGACGGCTGGCCGGGCAATGGAACCTGCCCCACCGCTCGATCCGCATGACCCAGGACCGATTCGTCGCCGGCGTGCGCATGCTCGTCGAGCGCACCGGCCAGCCGGTCAGCACGCCCAACGAGACCGCCATCCACGCCCTTGGTTGCGCGATCCGCGCGGGTGGGTGCAAGGTCGCGCTGACCGGGGAGGGAGCCGATGAGCTCTTTGGTGGTTACCACGGGCCGCTGCAACAAGCCGCCGAATACCTCGACAACGGCGGCGACGACCCGGCCATCGCGTTCCTTCTTGGCAACGCCTGGGTGCCGCCGCAGATGATGCCCCGCGTGCTGAGCCCGAAGCTCGCGCGCATCGCAGAGTTCGCGGGGTGGCTCGTGCAGGCGTACCGCGACGCGTACCAGCTCGAAGCGGCCAGACCGGGGCCCACGCTCGCACCGCGCGACGAGGCCATGCGCACGAGCATGCGTCTGATGCGACGTACGAACCTCACCGGCTTGCTCCAACGCGTGGATAGCGCCCTCTCGCAATCGGGAGTCGAGGGCCGCACGCCCCTGGCCGATCGCGTGGTTGCCGCGTTCGCCGATGGGTTGCCGTTGAGTCAGAAGTTCGATCCCACGCTGCCACCGCATGAGGGCACGAAGATAGCGCTCCGCCGGGCGTTCGATGGCGTCGTGCCAGCGGAGATCCTGAACCGCCCCAAGGCCAGCTTCCCGCTGCCGTTCCAGGGCTGGCTCGGGCCGCTGTTCGACGACCTTCGCGACGAGCCGATCATCGACGAGTTCTTCAACCGAGACGCCTGGGACCTGGTCGCACAAGACCCCGAGGCCAACTGGGCGCAGGCCTGGCCCATGGTCAACATCGGGCTGTGGGCCAAGCGATGGTTTGGGTGAGTACAGGTCCGGTTGATCAGCCCGCCCGCGAGCGGGCAACGTCTTCGCAAGCCGCGAACAGGCCGGCGAGCGCGTGCTTGGAATGGTCGCTGAGGTCGACGAACTTCAAGCCCAGCTCACGCGTGAACATGGTGGGACGCGACGACCACGCCACGGTGACCTTGAGCGGCAGCACCTCGGTCATGCCGTGGAGTTGCACGTCGAACTCTCCGTAGGTCTCCAGGGGCGGCCAGGGCTTGCCCCGCAGCCGCATGCCGCCGGGCCCGATATCCACGACCCGCCCCAGCTTGGTCCGGAGATGGCGGATCTCGATCCGACCGACGGTGCGACGGTTGGATTCCTTGAGCCAGTGGGCGTGTGTTCGCAAGACGTCGTTCATGGCACCAGCAGATCGTCAAAGCAGGGCTCGAGCCAGATGGGCCTTGCCCCAAGCGCCAGCCTTTGGGTCGGCGTGGGCCGGTCATGACGGCTGCACCGGCTTGATCGGCCCCGCCCTGCGGTCTATGACAGGCGATGCCCGACCCAAGCCTGCTCGAAGCCTTCCCCACCCCCGTCGACACGCCATTCGTCATCGAGCACGTGGCCGAGGAATTCACCTCGCTGTGCCCCAAGACCGGGCACCCCGACTTCGGGGAGGTCGTGGTCGTCTTCGAGCCCGCGCCTGGCAGCTCGGGCGGCCTGTGCGTCGAGCTCAAGAGCCTCAAGCTCTACCTGCAATCGTTCCGCAACGAGGGCATCTTCTACGAGGCCGTCACCAACCGCATCCGCGACGATCTGGCCGCCCTGATGCACCCCAACTGGATGCGCGTGACCACCAACTGGCGTGGCCGGGGCGGCATCCGTTCGGTCATCCGTGCCGACCACGGCACCGTGCCGCCGAATCTGGCCTGACTCCACGCCTAGGTTCTCCCCTCACCCAGCAGCCGAAAGCGAGCCCGACCTTGGCCGATAAACCCAACCGCACCCTCCTGTCAGATGTCGGCGAGGGCGAGCACGTCAGCGGCCCGTACGCCATCATCAACGCCCAGCTCGGCAAGACCCGGACCGACAAGCTCTACCTGCGCTGTTTGCTTTCGGATCGTTCGGGCACCGCGCCGGGCCGCATGTGGTCGATCGACGAGTCGACGTACAACCGGCTGCCGGCCGAGGGCTTCGTGTGGGTGGAAGGTGACGCCCAGGCCTACCAGGGCGAGATGCAGATCATCATCCAATCGGTCGACCCATTCGACCCGAACGAGGAGATGATCCGCGAGCTGCTACCCGCCTCGAAGCGCAACCCCGAGGAAATGTTCGCCGACCTTCGCGCGATCTTCGACACGTTAGAGCACCCCGCCGCCAAACGCCTCGCGCAGGCGTTCTTCGACGACGAGCCGCTGATGTCGGCCTTCCGCACCGCCCCGGCCGCCAAGGTGCTGCACCACGCGTACTTGGGTGGTCTGCTCGAGCACACGCTCCAGCTCTGCAGCCTGGCCGACCGCATGCTGCCGCTCTATCCCGACCTCAACCGCGACCTCATCCTGCTCGGACTGCTGCTACACGACATGGCCAAGACGCGGGAGCTGAAGTACGACCGCGCGTTCGATTACTCCGATCGCGGCCTGCTCGTCGGCCACATCGTCGACGGCGTCATCCTGTTGCGCGAGAAGGCCTACCAGGACGGTGTCGACCTACCGCCCGAGGCCATCATGGTGCTCGAGCACATCATCCTCTCGCACCACGGCGTGCCCGAGTACGGTGCGGCCAAGGTCCCCGCCACGCCCGAGGCGATCTTCGTCTCGAATCTCGACGACCTGGACGCCAAGACCGAGATGGCCCTGGTGGCCGCCAAGCGGGATCGCGTGGACAAAACCGACCTCCGCGGCAAGTTCACCGAGAAGCACTGGGCCCTCAACACCCGCGTGTACCGGCCCGACCCTCTGCGCGAATAGAAATCGCCCGCCCGGGCATACACTTGGGCATGAGCGAGGAAGTCGCCATCCAGGTCAATTTTGGCAAGCCCATGCCGGTGTTCCCGCTGGGCGTTGTCGCGCTGATGCCCCAGCAAGTAGCACCCTTCCACATCTTCGAAACCCGCTACCGGCAGATGATCGGCGACGCCCTGGACGGCTCGGGCCAGATCGCCATGGCCACCTACGACACGAGCGATCTCGAGGTGTTCGACCACAGCGGCGATTCGCTACCCCTGCGGCCGGCCGTGTGCATCGGCCAGGTCTTCCAGCACGAGAAGCTGCCCGACGGGCACTACAACATCCTGCTCCAGGGCATCTGCCGCGCCAAGATCGTCGACGAGATGGCCCCCGACGACGAACGGGCGTATCGCACGGCGTACCTCGAACCGCTCGACCTGCCCGGGCATCCTCAGCTGGGCCTGGACACCGCACGCCAGAAGCTCACCGAGCACCTGACCGCCTGGCCGCTCCAACAGCTCCGCACCGCGGCATGGGTCGTCGAACGCCTCGAAAACGAGCAGATCCCCGATTCGGCCGCCTTCGAACTCGTGTGCTTCTCGCTGTTCACTGATCCCGAGTTGCGCTACCAGTTGCTGGCCGAGCCCGACGCCAAGCGCCGCGTGCGCTTGGTCGAGCTTGCCCTCAGCGACATGGCCCGCATCATCCGCAACGCCGCTTCGCAGCACCCCGAACGCTGGCCCAAGGGCGTGAGCTGGAACTGAGCTGCAGAAACAGGCCTACACGTTGAACAGGAAGTGGCACACATCCCCATCCTGCATCGCGTAGTCCTTGCCCTCCACGCGCATCTTGCCGGCTTCCTTGATGGCCTTCTCGCTGCCGTACTGATCGAGCACATCAACGCCGTAGATGTTGGCCCGGATGAACCCGCGCTCGAAGTCGGTGTGGATCACGCCGGCCGCCTGCGGCGCGGTCGCGCCCTGGCGGACGGTCCAGGCCCGGATCTCCTTCTCGCCCGCGGTATAGAAGCTCTGGAGGCCCAATAGCCGGTAGGCCTCGCGCGCCAGCTTGCCCAGCGCGGGCTCGTCCATGCCATAGTCGGCCAGCATCTCGGCCTTGTCCTCGGGCTCGAGCTCGGCCAGCTCACTTTCGATCTTTGCGCACACCGGCACGAAGGCGTTGCCCTCGCCCTCGGCGTGGGCTTTCACTTTCTGGGCCAGCTCGCCCTTGCCGGCGGCGTCGCTCTCGTCGACGTTGGCGATGTACAGAATCGGCTTGGCCGTGATGAGCCCAAGACCGCGCCACGCCTTGCGCTGCTCGGCATCGATGATGGAGTCGGCGATCACGCGAGCGGGCTTGCCCTCGTCGAGCACGGGCTTGATCTTTTGGAGTACGGCGTACCGGGCGATAGCCTCGGGCTCGCGGCTCTTGGCGGCGCGCTCTGCCTTGGGCAGGGCGCTCTCGACGGCCTGCAGATCGGCCAGCAGCAGCTCGTTGTTGATCGTCGAAATGTCGCGCATCGGGTCGACCGAGCCGTCGACGTGCAGAATCTCCTCGCCGCCCGGCGCCTCCTCGAAGCAGCGGACCACCTGGGCGATGGCGTCGACCTCGCGGATGTTGCTCAGGAAGGCGTTGCCCTTGCCCGCGCCCTCGCTGGCACCACGGACCAGGCCGGCGATATCCACCAGCCGCATGGCCGCGGGGATGACCTTCTGCGTCTCGATGTGCTTGTGGATGCGCTCGAGGTTCGGATCGGGGATCGGCACGATGCCCACGTTGGGCTCGATGGTGGCAAAGGGGTAGTTGGCCGCCAACGCGCCGGCGTTGGTTAGGGCGTTGAAGAGTGTGGACTTGCCAACATTGGGCAGCCCGACGATGCCTGCGTCCATGGGTTCGATTCCGATTGCTTGGGGCCTGCGATGCGGGAAAGGGGCAAAGGTATGCACGCCCGCGTCCGGCTCGCGGTTATCTACCCGCCCCACATGCCCGATTGCTGGCCATAGCCCGAGTTTGGTGGTCTACTTGTCAACGAGGCCCGGGGTACACTGTCGCCTGAACGCGAGCGCTCGTAGCTCAGCAGGACAGAGCAACGGTTTCCTTCGTCAAAGAGGGGCCCGGCCCGGAAACGGGCCGAGGCGAACCGGGTGAACTCGGGGAAACCCTAGTCGCTCCCGTTGGGCGATGGGCAATCCCGAGCCGAGCCGTCGGCGGGGTCTGGAGCCAAATCCAGAGCCGGCGGAAGGTGTAGAGACCAGCGGGTGAGCCGCCCCGGCAATACCCCCGCACCGAAGGTGGTTGACGCCACCGGAGGAAGCGCCCGGCACCCTACCCAGACGCGCATGTCTGGCGGGTGAAGAGATGGTCCGGTCCGTGGTGAAAGCCGCGGGTGTGCCGAAACCGTAGGTCGGAGGTTCGAGTCCTCCCGGGCGCGTTGAGAGAATGAGAGCCGGCGAACGGATTGCCGGCACGAGACCCGGACGGAGCCACAGCCTCGCGGAGGCGAGCATGGCCACTCCCAGATTTGTTGTTACCGCGTGCACCGGCGCGATGCTGGCCCTGACGCTCGGCGTCCAGGGCTGCTCGACACCCGCCGCACATCACCGCCACCAGCCGCCAAGCTTCGCCCAAGCCGCGCCCACGATCACCACCGAGTCGTGGGCCACGGTGCTGCCCTTGCCCGGCATCGAGCAAGACCGGGTGGCCTACGCACGCCGCGACACCGCGCTGGGCATGCCGTCACCGGGCTACACCAGTGTGGCCGGCTCCTGGCGGGCCAACGAGCGACCCTCGCTCACGCGATACCAGTTCATACCGCTGTCGCGGTCCCCGCACACGTTCCTGTTTTTCACCGCGCCGGCGCAGCATGAACGCCGTGCGCCTCGGGTCCCCAGGAGGGCCCATCCGTGGCGCACGGCGTGGTAGCTGAACTATCGGATCGGCCCCACATTCGGGCCGGCCGGCCTTAGTCGAACGAGTTGCTGTTGCTGGGCAGCTCGACCGAGCGCAGCTTCAGCGTGGTCTCGATGCGGAAGTTCGAGCGCGTGTAGTGCCTCTCGGCGAAGAACACCTTCAGCTCGTACTCGCCGCCGTCCTCCAGGAAGTTCAGGCGGCTCAGATCGACCGTCTGGCTGACAGCGCCGTGGACGCCGCCGATGTCGATCACCATCTTGCCGTCGATGAACACCCACACGTCGTCGTCGCCGAAGAACGTGAACACGTTGTTCGCGTCCTCGTCGTAGACAAACTTGGTGGCCAGCTCATACGTGAAGTGGTAGTTGTGTCCCCAGCGATCGCCCGCCGGGTTGCCGTACAGTTCCTCGTCGATGGGGAAGAAGCCCTGGATGCCATCCTGGCTGCTATCGTCATGGGCGTGGAAGACGTAACGATCGGTGCCCGCCTCGCGGGTCAACGTGATGCCGGCCGGCTTGGCCAGATTCACACCGGGGACCGTGCGGAACCACTGGTTAAAGCTCTCTTCACTCGTGAAGACGCTCCCACTCTGGGCGTTCAGCGTGCCCGTGGTGTCACCTTCCATGACGTCCATGTAGTCCACTTCCGAGGCGAAGGGGAACATCCGCCGGCCCTGGGGGTCCTTGAAGCTGCCGTCGATCTTGAAGCCATTGCTGCCGTCGCGCAGCGTGGGCTTGCCATCGTCATCCAGCTCGAAGCCCACGAAGCCCACACGCAGTCCGGTGTTGTACCGCTGGAAGTCGGGGTGCCCACCCTCGGTATGGGGGCGGAAGTCACGGACCGTACCGGTCAGCACCAGTTCGCTGGGCAGATCGGCGTACGGATCGTCCGACTGTCCCACCTGGGCGTTCGCCACGGTTGTGCCGCACGCCAGAGCCACGATGCCGGCCACGCCGACCGCGCCAGCGGCCCGCACGATCCGGCGAGAAGATTGACCATTTCGCATCGTTGCCTCCATGCCGGGTCACCCGGCCAAAAAACTCACCCCACCATGGGGCGTCACAATCCACCTACAGCCTCGATTGCGCGCCCGACCGCGGCCATCCGCTGCCATGAAAAGAGGCCGTCTGGCGTGCGGGATGTGCGGGCTGGGAAATCCCCGCGGGCCATGCGGGACGGTTTCCAACGCTCGACGCCCTTGGGCGTCGATGTAACCGACAGGGTCGCTCGATTTTCGGACGCCCTGGTGGCGTAGGCTGCCGCCTTCTCAATCCAAGAGTTCGTACGAATCGGAGACGCACGCATGGACGCGTTTGTGATCGAGGGCGGCAAGCCCATTTCCGGCAGGTTCGAGGTCCACGGGTCCAAGAACGCCGCGCTGCCCATGCTGGCGGCCGCCCTGCTCACCGATGGGCCGGTCGAACTCTCGGACGTGCCGCACCTCGAAGACATCACCAACATGCTCCGCCTGTTGGGCGAGCTTGGTGTTGAGGTCACCGAGCAG
It contains:
- a CDS encoding fibro-slime domain-containing protein codes for the protein MRNGQSSRRIVRAAGAVGVAGIVALACGTTVANAQVGQSDDPYADLPSELVLTGTVRDFRPHTEGGHPDFQRYNTGLRVGFVGFELDDDGKPTLRDGSNGFKIDGSFKDPQGRRMFPFASEVDYMDVMEGDTTGTLNAQSGSVFTSEESFNQWFRTVPGVNLAKPAGITLTREAGTDRYVFHAHDDSSQDGIQGFFPIDEELYGNPAGDRWGHNYHFTYELATKFVYDEDANNVFTFFGDDDVWVFIDGKMVIDIGGVHGAVSQTVDLSRLNFLEDGGEYELKVFFAERHYTRSNFRIETTLKLRSVELPSNSNSFD
- the ychF gene encoding redox-regulated ATPase YchF, producing the protein MDAGIVGLPNVGKSTLFNALTNAGALAANYPFATIEPNVGIVPIPDPNLERIHKHIETQKVIPAAMRLVDIAGLVRGASEGAGKGNAFLSNIREVDAIAQVVRCFEEAPGGEEILHVDGSVDPMRDISTINNELLLADLQAVESALPKAERAAKSREPEAIARYAVLQKIKPVLDEGKPARVIADSIIDAEQRKAWRGLGLITAKPILYIANVDESDAAGKGELAQKVKAHAEGEGNAFVPVCAKIESELAELEPEDKAEMLADYGMDEPALGKLAREAYRLLGLQSFYTAGEKEIRAWTVRQGATAPQAAGVIHTDFERGFIRANIYGVDVLDQYGSEKAIKEAGKMRVEGKDYAMQDGDVCHFLFNV